One genomic window of Tachypleus tridentatus isolate NWPU-2018 chromosome 12, ASM421037v1, whole genome shotgun sequence includes the following:
- the LOC143233583 gene encoding serine/threonine-protein kinase Pak-like isoform X3 — protein sequence MAPEIVRGKEYGPKVDIWSLGITAIEMIDGSPPYCDEDADVVIDLIATNGKPNIKYKDNLSSVFKDFLDRCLEVNEDKRYSASELLKVLKTVASEIVSTF from the exons ATGGCTCCTGAAATAGTAAGAGGAAAAGAGTATGGGCCTAAAGTTGACATATGGTCACTAGGTATTACAGCAATTGAAATGATAGATGGTAGCCCTCCTTATTGCGACGAAGATGCTGATGTG GTAATAGATTTAATAGCAACAAATGGGAAGCCAAACATCAAATATAAAGATAACCTGTCTTCAGTGTTTAAAGATTTCCTGGACAGGTGCTTAGAAGTTAATGAAGATAAAAGATACAGTGCTTCTGAACTCTTAAAG GTCCTGAAGACTGTGGCATCTGAAATTGTATCCACATTTTAG
- the LOC143233583 gene encoding serine/threonine-protein kinase PAK 1-like isoform X1, whose protein sequence is MSTNTDETKERNEEIIRELRNIVSQGDPNMKYTKISEISQGCSGTVYSTVKMKTGLEVVIKQINLTEEIRKELITKLSVLQEKKHLNIVNCLDSYLVGDELWVIMEYLAVGCLTGIINKHCFYENEISAVCREAILDYVQKYPKNETKGHL, encoded by the exons ATGTCAACCAACACAGATGAAACAAAAGAGAGAAATGAAGAAATTATCAGAGAATTAAGAAACATTGTTTCTCAGGGAGATCCCAATATGAAATATACAAAGATATCAGAAATTAGTCAAGG ttgTTCAGGAACTGTGTATTCAACAGTAAAAATGAAAACAGGGTTGGAGGTGGTTATAAAGCAGATTAACTTAACGGAAGAAATTAGAAAAGAACTCATCACCAAACTTTCAGTACTCCAGGAGAAAAAACATCTGAATATTGTGAACTGCTTGGACAGCTACCTTGTTGGTGATGAACTCTGG gtaataatggaatatttagcAGTTGGCTGCCTGACTGGTATAATCAACAAACACTGTTtctatgaaaatgaaatatcagcAGTTTGTAGGGAA GCGATTTTGGACTATGTGCAAAAATATCCAAAGAACGAAACAAAAGGACATCTCTAG
- the LOC143233583 gene encoding serine/threonine-protein kinase PAK 3-like isoform X2, with product MKLISGAWEFYCLPCYVDIYHLMMIMLAPYIQRFSCSGTVYSTVKMKTGLEVVIKQINLTEEIRKELITKLSVLQEKKHLNIVNCLDSYLVGDELWVIMEYLAVGCLTGIINKHCFYENEISAVCREAILDYVQKYPKNETKGHL from the exons ATGAA GCTGATATCTGGAGCCTGGGAGTTCTACTGTTTGCCTTGCTATGTGGATATTTACCATTTGATGATGATAATGTTAGCACCTTATATACAAAGATTCAG ttgTTCAGGAACTGTGTATTCAACAGTAAAAATGAAAACAGGGTTGGAGGTGGTTATAAAGCAGATTAACTTAACGGAAGAAATTAGAAAAGAACTCATCACCAAACTTTCAGTACTCCAGGAGAAAAAACATCTGAATATTGTGAACTGCTTGGACAGCTACCTTGTTGGTGATGAACTCTGG gtaataatggaatatttagcAGTTGGCTGCCTGACTGGTATAATCAACAAACACTGTTtctatgaaaatgaaatatcagcAGTTTGTAGGGAA GCGATTTTGGACTATGTGCAAAAATATCCAAAGAACGAAACAAAAGGACATCTCTAG
- the LOC143234888 gene encoding uncharacterized protein LOC143234888 has product MGHHAWQAHGQMFRSQRSTLISWPCWPPQNCSDKIQCVGHVKKRLETALENLKKSHKRLKKPKKLNCGKGVKSVGRLTNKVIHNLQNLYRRIIHSNKDKWEGMQNALRQLSTIKYKQISSLSITCVLMVKIPEGSEYSNKHSISDNVMKAKPICERLSYDELLIQCLDSITQNANPGNMELLTPLLNQNIYELAALYAIIQVQKYLSCLTSVTEILPNFLSLQNQRVSKAS; this is encoded by the exons atgggtcaccatgcatggcaagcACATGGgcagatgtttagatcccagaggag CACCCTAATttcctggccatgctggccccCACAAAACTGCAGTGACAAAATACAGTGTGTAGGACATGTTAAGAAAAGGCTAGAAACAGCTTTAGAAAATCTGAAAAAAAGtcacaaaagattaaaaaaaccaaaaaaactcaACTGTGGCAAGGGAGTAAAAAGTGTGGGCAGACTCACTAATAAGGTTATTCATAATCTCCAGAACTTGTATAGGAGAATTATACACTCAAACAAAGACAAATGGGAAGGAATGCAGAATGCACTTAGACAGCTCAGtaccataaaatataaacaaatatcaaGCCTCAGCATCACTTGTGTCCTGATGGTGAAGATTCCAGAAGGCTCAGaatattcaaacaaacattccatTTCAGATAATGTAATGAAAGCCAAGCCCATCTGTGAAAGGTTATCTTATGATGAGCTCCTCATACAATGCTTAGATAGCATCACTCAGAATGCTAATCCAGGTAATATGGAATTGTTGACACCATTGTTGAATCAAAACATATATGAATTGGCTGCTCTCTATGCTATCATTCAAGTGCAGAAGTATTTGAGCTGCTTAACATCAGTGACAGAAATTTTACCAAACTTTTTGTCACTACAAAACCAAAGAGTATCTAAAGCTTCTTAA